Proteins from a genomic interval of Ndongobacter massiliensis:
- a CDS encoding ABC transporter ATP-binding protein: MVEIAKCPKKEAPILEVRAFRKYFPIRGGLFNRAQGAVRAVDGVDFDLQKGETLGIVGESGCGKSTLARAILGLYEGVEGSAKLDGEELVGMDKSRRRALSPRMQMIFQDPYSSLNPRMTARAMIEEPLINHPELPQSANRDESVRRVMEECGLASYHAERYAHEFSGGQRQRIGIARALVLDPDIIFCDEAVSALDVSIQGQIINLLMDLQKERGFSYVFISHDLSVVEHISHRVGVMYLGGFVEMAGKEALFATPMHPYTKALMSAAPVADPRAQHDRILLTGDLPSPADPPTGCKFHTRCPFATERCRCETPLLRAVGETADDVQPHFVACHYAEQLKDTTAADWEKAAAVSSEAMAGNAAPGE; the protein is encoded by the coding sequence ATGGTTGAAATTGCAAAATGTCCGAAAAAAGAGGCACCCATCCTGGAAGTTCGCGCCTTTCGAAAATATTTTCCTATTCGCGGCGGGCTGTTCAATCGTGCCCAGGGAGCAGTGCGTGCCGTGGATGGGGTGGATTTTGATTTGCAAAAGGGAGAAACGCTCGGCATCGTTGGGGAATCCGGATGTGGCAAGTCAACGTTGGCGCGCGCCATCTTGGGGCTTTACGAAGGCGTGGAGGGTTCCGCAAAGTTGGACGGAGAAGAATTGGTCGGCATGGATAAATCGCGGCGTCGGGCGCTTTCACCGCGGATGCAGATGATTTTTCAGGACCCCTACAGTTCACTCAATCCGCGTATGACCGCGCGGGCGATGATTGAAGAACCGTTGATCAATCACCCGGAGTTACCGCAGTCCGCCAATCGCGACGAGAGCGTTCGGCGGGTAATGGAAGAATGCGGACTCGCATCCTATCATGCGGAGCGTTATGCGCATGAATTTTCCGGCGGCCAGCGGCAGCGCATTGGCATTGCTCGCGCGCTGGTGCTGGATCCGGATATTATCTTTTGCGACGAAGCGGTCTCCGCGCTCGACGTGTCCATTCAGGGGCAAATCATCAATCTGCTCATGGATTTGCAAAAGGAACGCGGGTTTTCCTACGTATTTATCTCACACGACTTATCCGTCGTCGAGCATATTTCCCACCGCGTCGGCGTAATGTATTTGGGCGGATTTGTAGAAATGGCGGGCAAAGAGGCGCTTTTTGCCACCCCCATGCATCCGTATACGAAGGCGCTGATGTCCGCCGCACCGGTTGCCGATCCGCGCGCCCAACATGATCGCATCCTATTGACCGGCGATTTGCCTTCTCCGGCGGATCCACCAACCGGTTGTAAATTTCACACGCGCTGTCCGTTCGCTACGGAGCGCTGTCGCTGTGAGACGCCACTTTTACGCGCAGTCGGAGAAACCGCTGATGACGTTCAACCGCATTTTGTCGCGTGTCATTACGCGGAGCAGCTGAAAGACACCACGGCTGCCGATTGGGAAAAAGCGGCTGCCGTGTCCAGCGAGGCCATGGCTGGGAATGCCGCGCCCGGCGAATAG
- a CDS encoding ABC transporter ATP-binding protein — protein sequence MQTPDVLVRFENLHTCFHTEAGTVQAVNGVSFEVRRGQTLCVVGESGCGKSVTSLSLMGLLKKPSAEIVEGHIYYDGKDLVQASEKEMRAIRGNRISMIFQEPMTSLNPALKIGFQMTEVLRLHANMRGKEAEARAIHMLGEVRIPNPAGVMKRYPHELSGGMRQRVMIAMALACRPELLIADEPTTALDVTIQAQILDLMRIIKKETQTSIMLITHDLGVVAEMADYVVVMYAGRVVEQGRVLNIFDDPHHPYTKGLMQSRVRIGERSDRLFTIPGQVPSPLERHAGCAFAERCPYVMERCRAAKPGLTRLGKGHEVRCFLEEKESVAEQEAVHG from the coding sequence ATGCAGACACCGGATGTTTTGGTACGTTTTGAAAATTTACACACCTGTTTTCATACCGAAGCCGGAACCGTGCAGGCGGTCAATGGCGTCAGTTTTGAAGTGCGCCGTGGACAGACACTCTGTGTCGTAGGAGAATCCGGCTGTGGAAAATCTGTGACGAGCCTGTCTTTGATGGGCTTGTTAAAAAAACCGAGCGCGGAGATCGTCGAGGGACATATTTATTACGACGGGAAGGATCTTGTGCAGGCCTCTGAAAAAGAAATGCGCGCCATTCGCGGAAATCGCATCTCCATGATCTTTCAGGAGCCTATGACGTCGCTCAACCCTGCATTAAAAATCGGATTTCAGATGACCGAAGTCCTGCGCTTGCACGCGAATATGCGCGGAAAAGAAGCAGAAGCCCGCGCAATTCACATGCTTGGCGAAGTGCGAATTCCCAATCCCGCCGGCGTGATGAAGCGCTATCCGCACGAATTGTCCGGCGGTATGCGTCAGCGCGTTATGATTGCCATGGCGTTGGCGTGTCGGCCCGAGCTGCTCATTGCCGATGAGCCGACGACCGCGCTGGATGTGACCATTCAGGCGCAGATCCTTGATTTGATGCGCATCATTAAAAAAGAAACACAGACGTCCATCATGCTCATCACCCATGATTTGGGTGTGGTGGCGGAAATGGCGGATTATGTCGTTGTCATGTACGCCGGGCGCGTCGTAGAGCAGGGGCGCGTATTGAATATTTTCGATGATCCGCACCACCCCTACACCAAGGGGCTGATGCAGTCGCGCGTCCGCATCGGCGAACGCAGCGATCGCCTGTTTACGATTCCCGGTCAAGTGCCCAGCCCGTTGGAACGCCATGCTGGCTGCGCCTTCGCCGAACGCTGCCCTTATGTTATGGAGCGCTGCCGGGCAGCAAAACCGGGGCTGACGCGTTTGGGAAAGGGGCACGAAGTGCGCTGCTTTTTGGAGGAAAAAGAATCCGTTGCGGAACAGGAGGCGGTCCATGGTTGA
- a CDS encoding ABC transporter ATP-binding protein, which produces MQTILNVQSLKKYYGKDPNVTKALDGVSFQVMQGEFLGIMGASGSGKTTLLNCLATIIKPTAGSIHMQNMELSNLREDELANYRGNEIGYLFQNFELIDNLTAKENILLPLSLHNVSEKESAQRLNLLSDCLDIKDVLNKFPSQMSGGQKQRVAAARALILNPNIVFADEPTGALDSKNARILMERLAKMNAMEKTTILMVTHNSYAASFCNRILFIQDGKLYHEIRRDRPRETQEDFYQRILKVMSTFAGGDQYVF; this is translated from the coding sequence ATGCAAACAATACTAAACGTTCAGTCGTTAAAAAAATATTACGGAAAAGATCCGAATGTAACAAAAGCCTTGGATGGCGTGTCATTTCAAGTCATGCAAGGCGAATTTTTAGGCATCATGGGAGCGAGCGGCTCAGGTAAGACGACACTCCTTAATTGTCTGGCAACCATCATCAAGCCGACAGCGGGCTCCATTCATATGCAGAACATGGAACTAAGCAACCTAAGAGAAGATGAGCTGGCAAACTACAGGGGCAACGAAATCGGATATTTGTTTCAAAATTTTGAGCTGATTGACAACTTAACAGCTAAAGAAAATATTCTCTTGCCTCTTTCCCTGCATAATGTTTCCGAGAAAGAAAGCGCACAGAGATTAAATCTGTTATCCGACTGCTTGGATATAAAAGATGTGCTTAACAAATTCCCATCTCAGATGTCGGGCGGTCAAAAACAAAGGGTGGCGGCTGCTCGTGCCTTGATTTTGAATCCAAATATTGTTTTTGCGGATGAGCCCACAGGGGCCCTCGATTCTAAAAATGCAAGAATTCTAATGGAACGATTAGCCAAAATGAACGCCATGGAAAAAACGACGATTCTCATGGTCACTCATAATTCTTATGCGGCAAGTTTTTGTAATCGGATTCTTTTTATTCAGGATGGGAAGCTTTATCACGAAATCAGACGAGACCGTCCACGGGAAACACAGGAAGATTTCTACCAAAGAATCTTGAAAGTGATGTCCACCTTTGCCGGAGGTGATCAGTATGTTTTCTAA
- a CDS encoding KilA-N domain-containing protein, which translates to MSKINKEQISAKGFSIQVYTEDFKNDYISLTDIAKYKNTDDPRFVIQNWMRNRNTLEFMGLWEILNNPNFNRVQFDTFRNEAGLNRFTMTPQKWIDSTNAIGIISKSGRYGGTYAHYDLAMEFASWISPEFKLYIIQDYKRLKSDENSRLSLGWNLNREISKINYKIHTDAIKEYLLKDLTNDQLSFKYASEADMLNVALFNKRASTWRKENPDLKGNMRDYASLNELLVLANMESYNAVLIGKGMDQKERMKELRKLARTQLMSLEKLGDSSIKKLEGKK; encoded by the coding sequence ATGTCAAAAATCAATAAAGAGCAAATTTCTGCTAAGGGATTTTCAATTCAAGTTTATACTGAAGATTTTAAAAATGATTATATAAGCTTAACGGATATAGCAAAATATAAAAATACAGATGATCCAAGATTTGTTATCCAAAACTGGATGAGAAATAGAAACACTCTTGAATTTATGGGGCTATGGGAAATTTTAAACAATCCAAATTTTAACCGTGTGCAATTCGACACGTTTAGAAATGAGGCAGGGTTGAATAGATTCACTATGACACCACAAAAATGGATTGATTCCACAAATGCTATTGGAATAATTTCAAAATCAGGAAGATATGGTGGAACCTATGCACATTATGATCTTGCAATGGAATTTGCTTCATGGATTTCACCAGAATTTAAGCTTTATATTATTCAAGACTATAAGAGACTTAAGTCAGACGAAAATTCAAGACTATCACTGGGGTGGAATCTTAATCGCGAAATTTCCAAGATTAACTATAAAATCCATACAGATGCAATTAAAGAATACTTGCTTAAAGATTTAACTAATGATCAATTATCTTTTAAATATGCAAGTGAGGCGGATATGCTAAATGTAGCTTTATTTAATAAAAGAGCAAGCACTTGGCGAAAAGAAAATCCTGACCTAAAAGGAAATATGAGAGATTATGCAAGTCTTAATGAACTATTAGTACTTGCAAATATGGAAAGCTATAATGCAGTTCTTATCGGTAAAGGTATGGATCAAAAAGAAAGAATGAAAGAACTTAGAAAACTTGCTAGAACACAGTTGATGTCACTTGAAAAACTTGGTGATAGTAGTATTAAAAAATTAGAAGGAAAGAAATAA
- a CDS encoding ABC transporter substrate-binding protein, translating into MKKSFHKVISFGLAALLLVACGGGKEGASSTMDASDNAGASDSASVVESGDGKTVVVATSYEASSLDPVAQNEVAATNAMVQIFEGLLIVEEDGSFTPVLAESWDVENNQKFTFHLRSGVKFHNGEPFTAADVEFSLRRAAEAPAVSSYFGDINLDSFNCPDDLTISFELNHPNSAFLSYLTHSGALITNKKAVEEAGDRVGVEPVGTGPLKLESWSQNDKMVLVRNDDYWGKKVAFERMELKPIVEQPNRAVEIETGNADIAYDLAGLDVERLKDNKDVVLYPKQQNNITYLGFNLKNEILSKLPVRQAIQAAIDVDAMVESVGKGIGKSASGYVASVMKYSVAAEHPNAKPDLEKAKALLKDAGYPDGFSIRLMTNENPARIAYATIIKEELSKIGIQVEISNLEWTTFLENIKNPDNYDMYLLGWSSTINDPDVGLYPLLHSSASATGSNYAHFENEEFDALMDQGRLLEDGPEREEVYKKAQEVLYRELPFIPVAESEYVSAARSNIEGFEQLSIAYNRLYPVVKK; encoded by the coding sequence ATGAAAAAGAGTTTTCACAAAGTCATCAGTTTCGGACTGGCAGCGCTCTTGCTTGTTGCATGCGGCGGAGGAAAAGAAGGTGCTTCGTCAACAATGGACGCTTCGGACAATGCGGGCGCCTCAGACAGTGCGAGTGTCGTAGAATCCGGTGACGGAAAAACGGTCGTTGTTGCGACCAGTTATGAAGCCTCTTCATTGGATCCGGTTGCGCAGAATGAAGTAGCGGCGACCAATGCCATGGTGCAGATTTTTGAAGGCCTGTTAATTGTGGAAGAGGACGGAAGTTTCACACCGGTTTTAGCCGAAAGTTGGGATGTGGAAAATAATCAGAAATTTACTTTCCACCTTCGCAGCGGCGTCAAGTTTCACAACGGGGAACCGTTTACGGCGGCAGATGTCGAATTTTCACTGCGTCGCGCGGCAGAAGCGCCGGCGGTTTCCAGTTACTTCGGCGACATCAATTTGGATTCCTTTAACTGCCCGGATGACCTGACGATCTCCTTTGAACTCAATCATCCGAATAGCGCATTTTTGTCCTACCTGACGCACAGTGGAGCGCTGATCACGAATAAAAAAGCCGTGGAAGAAGCCGGGGATCGCGTCGGTGTGGAACCGGTCGGAACCGGTCCGCTGAAGCTCGAAAGCTGGAGTCAAAATGACAAAATGGTGCTGGTGCGCAATGATGACTATTGGGGCAAGAAAGTCGCCTTTGAGCGCATGGAACTGAAGCCGATTGTCGAGCAGCCGAACCGTGCGGTGGAGATTGAAACGGGCAATGCGGATATCGCCTACGATCTGGCGGGACTCGATGTGGAGCGACTCAAGGATAACAAAGATGTCGTTTTGTATCCAAAGCAGCAGAACAATATCACCTATCTCGGTTTTAACCTGAAAAATGAAATTCTTTCCAAACTTCCCGTTCGCCAGGCCATTCAAGCGGCCATCGATGTCGACGCCATGGTCGAGTCCGTCGGAAAGGGCATCGGAAAATCGGCATCGGGTTATGTTGCATCCGTCATGAAGTATTCGGTAGCGGCAGAACATCCGAACGCGAAGCCGGATTTGGAAAAGGCGAAAGCATTACTCAAGGACGCCGGTTATCCGGACGGTTTCTCGATTCGCCTGATGACCAATGAAAATCCGGCGCGCATTGCCTATGCAACCATTATCAAAGAAGAGCTGAGCAAAATCGGCATTCAGGTGGAAATCTCCAATCTGGAATGGACGACATTCCTCGAGAACATTAAAAATCCGGACAATTACGACATGTACCTGTTAGGGTGGTCGTCCACGATCAATGACCCGGATGTCGGACTCTATCCGCTGTTGCATTCCAGCGCATCTGCTACAGGTTCCAACTACGCGCACTTTGAAAATGAGGAATTCGACGCCCTGATGGATCAGGGACGCCTATTGGAGGATGGCCCAGAGCGGGAAGAAGTTTACAAAAAGGCACAGGAAGTCCTGTACCGCGAACTGCCATTCATCCCCGTTGCGGAATCGGAATACGTCTCCGCCGCCCGCAGCAATATCGAAGGCTTTGAACAGTTGTCCATCGCCTATAACCGGCTGTACCCGGTAGTAAAGAAGTAG
- a CDS encoding triphosphoribosyl-dephospho-CoA synthase: protein MSTNAIDFRAETLPFPLWHTSSHEVLIRLQLATRDENRRYPEAYYLVTSGFYKMLHELDVTAFRHSFGEKGLRFYMEVQGSFASVKAYLMNLKQWHALGEAWDLVILDGIREYPVLGPEDRKKLLPSRNELWNLARGHMRMGSRPLRFSRYLLYAALAPFGRRRCYGSCSMRYEDAAGEADFTQYLQALAVLTENFRRTDFSRIASFSALRAMGLSIEAQLPKKEIRRQEMDATLPQAADSFLKESLSTAEEQFSSEMFTELFQDKGSVSQASLAAPRAASSNILFHGLLFHALFFAACYHQKVPFAEMPEAIIRLSAGLEKDYFRADDSDGLRLFRAFGMGGARRLALAGYEPLFSEALPFWRAHPNEEDRSLFLIGQIYDTTALMRTGVQRYRALQAICRKALSDDTIRRASLSAFFEENGIVTDGCRDLYALVLLLELLEEESREDAESGTVC, encoded by the coding sequence ATGAGTACGAACGCCATCGATTTCCGTGCGGAGACATTGCCGTTTCCACTTTGGCACACATCATCCCATGAGGTGCTGATACGCCTGCAACTTGCAACGCGGGATGAGAATCGACGGTATCCGGAAGCGTATTACCTCGTAACCAGCGGCTTTTACAAGATGCTGCACGAGTTGGATGTCACCGCTTTTCGTCACTCATTTGGTGAAAAGGGATTGCGCTTTTACATGGAGGTGCAGGGCTCTTTCGCTTCAGTCAAAGCCTATTTGATGAATTTGAAGCAGTGGCATGCGCTGGGGGAAGCCTGGGATCTGGTGATACTCGACGGCATTCGGGAGTATCCCGTTCTGGGTCCGGAAGATCGCAAGAAGCTTTTGCCGAGTCGCAATGAACTTTGGAATTTGGCGCGCGGGCATATGCGCATGGGATCGCGCCCGTTGCGTTTTTCGCGCTATCTGCTTTATGCGGCGCTGGCACCTTTCGGCCGTCGACGTTGCTATGGCAGTTGTTCCATGCGCTATGAAGATGCCGCCGGGGAGGCGGATTTCACGCAGTATTTGCAGGCATTGGCGGTGCTTACGGAAAATTTTCGACGGACCGATTTTTCGCGAATCGCTTCTTTCTCTGCGCTTCGAGCGATGGGCCTTTCCATAGAGGCGCAGCTGCCGAAAAAAGAAATTCGGCGCCAAGAAATGGATGCGACCCTGCCGCAAGCGGCAGATTCTTTTTTGAAGGAGTCGCTTTCCACGGCGGAAGAACAGTTTTCTTCGGAAATGTTCACGGAACTTTTTCAGGACAAAGGATCCGTTTCACAGGCTTCGCTTGCCGCGCCTCGGGCGGCGTCTTCGAATATTCTTTTTCACGGACTTCTCTTTCATGCGCTGTTTTTTGCGGCATGTTACCATCAAAAAGTGCCCTTTGCGGAGATGCCGGAGGCGATTATTCGCCTGAGTGCGGGGCTGGAAAAGGACTATTTTCGCGCAGACGATTCGGACGGCTTGCGCTTATTTCGCGCTTTCGGTATGGGTGGCGCGCGGCGCCTTGCTTTAGCGGGCTATGAGCCGCTTTTTTCGGAAGCGTTGCCTTTTTGGCGAGCGCATCCGAATGAAGAGGATCGCAGTCTTTTCCTGATCGGACAAATCTACGACACCACCGCATTGATGCGCACCGGCGTGCAGCGTTACCGCGCTTTGCAGGCGATTTGCCGGAAAGCGCTGTCGGACGATACGATTCGGCGCGCTTCTCTTTCTGCATTTTTTGAAGAAAACGGCATTGTTACGGACGGTTGCCGCGATCTTTATGCCTTGGTATTGCTCTTGGAGTTATTGGAAGAGGAGTCGCGAGAGGATGCGGAGTCCGGAACGGTTTGTTAA
- a CDS encoding DNA-binding transcriptional regulator, whose protein sequence is MGFPEEIKRIRQRCFLTQKDFAKEIQVAFSTVNRWEGGKAKPNLIAMKNIKEFCLKNDVGYTGVEEAWLDFKVEGKSK, encoded by the coding sequence ATGGGATTTCCAGAAGAAATTAAGAGAATCAGACAGAGATGTTTTTTAACACAGAAGGACTTTGCCAAAGAAATACAGGTGGCATTTTCTACAGTTAATAGATGGGAAGGCGGTAAAGCAAAGCCGAACCTTATTGCAATGAAAAACATTAAGGAGTTCTGCCTTAAGAACGATGTGGGCTATACAGGTGTTGAAGAAGCCTGGCTTGATTTTAAGGTGGAGGGAAAATCGAAATGA
- a CDS encoding GntR family transcriptional regulator: MKIEDHNAKPLFLQIRDGLETAILSGTYGPEMQIPSTTELSLAYKINPATALKGVNALVDEGILYKQRGIGIFVCADAPARLRKKRRLSFREDYIRPLKEEALRLGISTEELIHWINQEGSENANH, encoded by the coding sequence ATGAAAATTGAAGACCACAATGCAAAGCCATTATTTCTTCAGATTCGTGACGGATTGGAGACGGCAATTTTGAGTGGGACCTATGGTCCCGAGATGCAGATTCCCTCGACGACGGAGCTGTCGCTCGCGTACAAGATCAACCCGGCGACGGCGCTCAAGGGAGTCAATGCGTTGGTGGATGAGGGAATTTTGTATAAACAACGCGGGATCGGTATTTTTGTCTGTGCAGACGCGCCGGCACGCCTGCGCAAAAAACGACGCCTTTCTTTTCGGGAGGATTATATTCGGCCCTTGAAGGAAGAGGCGTTACGCCTTGGAATTTCTACCGAGGAACTCATTCACTGGATCAACCAGGAAGGAAGTGAAAATGCAAACCATTGA
- a CDS encoding ABC transporter permease gives MKQIKNGASNEIGKRPSGFSAFLKRYARSKVAVFGLCILLILTLLAIFAPLVATHSYSEQNLSNAFQGPSAEHWFGTDDYGRDVFSRVIYGARLSLRIGFISVGIALFAGGFIGAVAGYYGGWLDNILMRLMDILLSVPQFLLAIAIAASLGPGITNLMIAVGISATPTYARIMRASILSAKEQEYVEAARLSGAKNLRIILRHILPNCVAPLIVQMTLGIAAAILNAAGLSFIGLGPEPPIPEWGGMLSEGREFFRTYPLPAFFPGLFISITIFALNVVGDGLRDALDPKQRR, from the coding sequence ATGAAACAGATAAAAAATGGGGCGTCCAATGAAATTGGAAAACGCCCGAGCGGTTTTTCCGCCTTTTTGAAGCGCTATGCTCGCTCCAAGGTAGCTGTTTTCGGTCTTTGTATCTTGTTGATTTTAACGTTGTTGGCAATTTTTGCACCACTCGTTGCTACGCATAGTTACAGCGAGCAAAACTTGTCGAACGCATTTCAGGGACCCTCTGCCGAACACTGGTTCGGCACCGATGATTACGGGCGCGATGTTTTCAGCCGCGTCATTTACGGGGCGCGACTATCCTTACGCATCGGCTTTATTTCCGTGGGCATTGCTCTCTTTGCCGGCGGATTTATCGGTGCTGTTGCCGGTTATTACGGCGGTTGGCTGGATAATATTTTAATGCGGCTGATGGATATTTTGCTGTCCGTGCCGCAGTTTCTCTTGGCCATTGCGATTGCCGCCTCCCTCGGCCCCGGCATCACCAACCTGATGATTGCCGTCGGCATCTCCGCAACGCCCACCTATGCCCGCATTATGCGCGCCTCCATTCTTTCGGCGAAGGAACAGGAATACGTCGAAGCGGCGCGCCTGAGCGGAGCGAAAAACTTGCGCATTATTCTGCGCCATATTTTACCGAACTGCGTGGCGCCGCTGATTGTGCAGATGACCCTCGGCATCGCCGCGGCGATTCTAAATGCCGCCGGGCTTTCCTTTATCGGTTTAGGACCTGAACCGCCGATTCCCGAATGGGGTGGTATGCTTTCCGAAGGGCGCGAATTTTTCCGAACCTATCCTTTGCCGGCATTTTTCCCGGGGCTGTTTATTTCCATCACCATTTTCGCCCTGAACGTCGTCGGCGACGGCCTGCGCGATGCGCTGGACCCGAAACAAAGGAGGTAG
- a CDS encoding GNAT family N-acetyltransferase has product MIIEYDEQNKGYGSKLLKAIEELAVKEGAACIELQAVNDKMHSHFYDKAGYLDSESFVNKVKWLD; this is encoded by the coding sequence ATTATAATTGAATATGATGAACAAAATAAAGGTTATGGAAGTAAACTTTTAAAGGCGATTGAGGAATTAGCTGTGAAGGAGGGGGCAGCCTGTATTGAATTACAAGCAGTTAACGACAAGATGCATTCCCATTTTTATGATAAAGCAGGTTACTTAGATTCTGAGAGCTTTGTAAATAAAGTAAAGTGGCTTGACTAA
- a CDS encoding ATP-binding cassette domain-containing protein, with protein MQTIEIRGLTKRFKRLRAVDQLDLTLEKGKIYGLLGRNGAGKSTLLNLISGRLRPTSGAILFDGREKATPADYQALYHASSENLLPPSMKVRDIFRMTQTYFPSFDTEGAMADARHFDLDVNQKFHKLSTGYASITKTILALRTHADFLFLDEPTLGHDAVNREVFYRRVLEQFAEDQNTIVLSSHLINELSPLVEEVLFIDHGKLLLQESAESLLARHCRISGPVETLRAALDGERVLKTEQVGALMQAIVAAPEEELRRKMNLQEVEITAVDLQELFIAITGTAAREQGGRK; from the coding sequence ATGCAAACCATTGAAATACGGGGACTTACGAAAAGGTTTAAGCGGCTACGCGCCGTTGATCAACTGGATCTCACATTGGAAAAGGGTAAAATTTATGGGCTGCTTGGCAGAAATGGCGCCGGAAAATCCACGTTGCTGAACTTGATCAGCGGGCGTCTGCGACCCACTTCCGGTGCGATCCTTTTTGACGGCAGAGAAAAAGCGACACCTGCCGACTATCAGGCGCTTTATCACGCAAGCAGTGAGAATTTGCTGCCGCCATCGATGAAGGTGCGTGACATCTTCCGAATGACGCAGACCTATTTTCCGTCTTTCGATACCGAAGGCGCGATGGCGGATGCCCGGCATTTCGACCTCGATGTGAATCAAAAATTCCACAAACTCTCGACCGGATATGCGTCCATTACCAAGACGATCCTGGCGCTGCGCACGCATGCCGACTTTCTATTTTTGGATGAGCCGACGTTAGGACATGATGCCGTCAATCGTGAAGTTTTTTATCGGCGCGTTTTGGAACAATTTGCGGAAGATCAAAATACCATCGTCCTGTCTTCACATCTTATTAATGAATTGAGCCCCCTTGTCGAAGAAGTCCTATTTATTGATCATGGAAAACTGCTGTTGCAGGAATCCGCCGAATCGCTGTTGGCGCGGCATTGTCGCATCAGCGGCCCCGTCGAAACTCTTCGCGCGGCATTGGATGGCGAGCGGGTATTGAAAACGGAGCAGGTCGGTGCGCTCATGCAGGCGATTGTTGCCGCTCCGGAAGAGGAATTGCGCCGGAAAATGAATCTACAGGAAGTCGAAATCACGGCGGTGGATCTGCAGGAACTCTTCATTGCGATTACCGGAACCGCCGCAAGAGAGCAGGGGGGGAGAAAATGA
- a CDS encoding ABC transporter permease, with protein sequence MKYVLRRILYMIPTLVGVTLIIFTLLHFSPGSPAVAILGENSSPEKLEQMEEEMGLNDPFFVQYGRYLKKLVFEQDLGNSYRRKDTVANLLADAFPTTARLATLSVLVATVIGVPLGILAAVKRYSIFDVLTNAFGLFGLSIPVFWLAMMLIILFATMLHWLPPSGFSTPQQMVLPVVSLSLQSVAIIMRMTRSAMLEVLGQDYIRTATAKGLRTRSVIVIHALKNAFIPVLTSIGLQFGSLMGGAVLTESIFSIAGVGRLMLDAIRMRDYPVVQGCVLVIAVCYCLINLIVDLLYGALDPRIRARYR encoded by the coding sequence ATGAAATATGTTCTACGTAGAATTCTCTATATGATTCCCACCCTGGTGGGCGTCACATTGATCATTTTCACTTTGCTGCACTTTTCACCCGGCAGCCCGGCAGTGGCCATTTTGGGCGAAAATTCTTCGCCGGAAAAATTGGAACAAATGGAAGAGGAAATGGGATTGAATGATCCCTTTTTTGTGCAGTATGGACGCTATTTGAAAAAATTGGTTTTTGAACAAGATCTGGGCAATTCCTATCGCCGCAAAGATACAGTCGCGAATTTGCTGGCCGATGCCTTTCCGACCACGGCGCGTCTGGCGACCTTGTCGGTTTTGGTGGCTACCGTAATTGGCGTACCGCTGGGCATTCTTGCCGCTGTGAAACGCTATTCGATTTTCGATGTACTGACCAATGCATTCGGACTCTTTGGATTGTCGATTCCGGTTTTCTGGCTGGCGATGATGTTGATTATTCTCTTTGCCACGATGCTCCACTGGCTGCCGCCCTCCGGCTTTTCGACCCCGCAGCAGATGGTGTTGCCCGTGGTTTCGCTGTCCTTGCAGTCCGTCGCGATTATCATGCGTATGACGCGTTCGGCGATGTTGGAAGTGTTGGGACAAGATTACATACGCACTGCTACGGCAAAGGGGCTTCGCACGCGCAGCGTCATCGTGATTCATGCGTTGAAGAACGCCTTCATTCCCGTTCTCACCAGCATCGGCCTGCAATTCGGCTCCTTAATGGGCGGCGCGGTTCTGACCGAATCCATATTTTCCATCGCCGGGGTCGGGCGTCTGATGTTGGATGCCATTCGCATGCGCGACTACCCCGTGGTGCAGGGTTGTGTTCTGGTCATCGCCGTCTGCTATTGCCTGATCAATTTGATTGTGGATCTTCTGTACGGTGCCTTGGATCCGCGCATTCGCGCACGCTATCGGTAG